The stretch of DNA GCGCACGCCTTTTTCGTGGTGGCTCACCAGAAGAACATCTACGACGGCCTGCTGTCCGCGGGCGAGAAGGAAGTCGTAACCATCTGCCGCAATTCCTGGGCGGGCTCGCAGCGCTACGGGGCATCACCGGCCGCCCACGACATCATGTCGTCCTTCGAACACTTGGAAACCTACATGAAAGCGGGACTCAATCTCGCCATGAGCGGCATTCCGTGGGGCGCGAGCGAAATCGGTGGTTTTATCACGCCCGACAATCAGACCGACCGCTTCCACGAACTGATGGTGCGTTGGTACCAATATGGCGTTTTCACCCCTGTCTTCCGAACCCACGGATGCCGTCCGAACAACGAGGCATGGACTATCGGAGGCGACACATACCCGCACATCTGGGCGGCCATGATGCTCCGGGAGCGACTACGTCCCTACATCATGGAGCAGATGATACTGGCGTCGGAAAAGGGAACGCCGCCCATGCGGCCCTTGTTTTTCGACTTTGCGCACGATCCAACAGCAACCGACGTGGAGGATGAATTCCTGTTCGGACCTGATCTCCTCGTCGCCCCGATTCTCACCTACAAGACCAGGCGCCGGAGTGTCTATCTGCCTGCCGGGGTCGAATGGACAAACGCCTGGACCGACACACGACATCAGGGCGGAACGATTATCAGTGCGGAGGCCCCGATCGAACACATTCCGGGGTTCGTGCGCGGCAATAACGACCGGCTGATGGGACTCTTCAAAGGATTGCACACAGAGTAGCCGCGAAGGAACCCGGCATGCCGGTGTTCGCCAGCACAGGGAAATCCGTAACTTGATCCCGGACTAGTGTTCCCGTATTATTGAGGGGAAATATTAAATTCATCGCATGGTTGATTGGGGATGGGTCTAAGGGAACTGTAGGGCATACTCTACTACACCCCAGAAAGGTGTCATTCAGAACGAACTAAAGCATCTGCATGAGTATGAAGTGCTTATTACCGATACCTTTCCCTTAGTCTAATCCGGCCTCTTGCTTCTTGCTTCGATCCGGTCAGACTTTTCCTCTAACATTTTCACTTACTTGCCGTCTTCAAGTAGTTGGCAAGTAAGCTATAAACAAAATCGTGACATAATTGCCACAGGAAAGTGAACTTTACCTCTTGTCGTACG from bacterium encodes:
- a CDS encoding TIM-barrel domain-containing protein, giving the protein AHAFFVVAHQKNIYDGLLSAGEKEVVTICRNSWAGSQRYGASPAAHDIMSSFEHLETYMKAGLNLAMSGIPWGASEIGGFITPDNQTDRFHELMVRWYQYGVFTPVFRTHGCRPNNEAWTIGGDTYPHIWAAMMLRERLRPYIMEQMILASEKGTPPMRPLFFDFAHDPTATDVEDEFLFGPDLLVAPILTYKTRRRSVYLPAGVEWTNAWTDTRHQGGTIISAEAPIEHIPGFVRGNNDRLMGLFKGLHTE